The DNA sequence CCTACATCGTGTTTTACGAGGTAGGGTATATATGTTTCTATTTAGCAGATTTTTTTATTTTTTTCTTTAATATAATTTCTTCAATTATCCATAACAATAAAGCTATTACCCCTGAAATAACTCCAAACTTTAAGTTAAAGGCACATAGAAAAACTCCAACAAGAATACAAACTTTACCGTTAATAACTCCATTTCTTTGGTCAATAAATTTCATTTCATGAAATTTTTCATAAGCATTAAATCCTAAGCCATACAATATAAAGCCTATACCAACAACAAGTCTTATAATCTCTACTGTATCCATAAAAACATCTCCCATGAAAAAATTATTAAAATTATGATATAAACTAGTAGTCTTACATATATGGTAGTATAAATTTATAGGAAACAAAAGGGAAAACGGGTATCAATTTTGTGACATTTAAAAGTAAATTAGAATGAACAAATTAGAAGGTGGAGTAGAGTATTAATACATTCTTCATAAATTAAAATTATTAAAAAAATAATAAATAAAAATAGCTAGAACTATTGAAATTATCAAAAGTCTAGCTATTTTTCACTAATTAATTTTTATAATTACCAAAATATTAAATTCAAACTCAGAATAATTGATATCAAGAGTTCCACTATATTTATTTACAATTTCAGATACGTTTTCAAGACCAAAGCCATGCATACTTGAATCTGGCTTAGTAGAACTATATTTTCCTTTTTTAAATTTAATAATACCATTGTAATTATTACAAATAGAGAAGCTAAAATAACCTTTATCACAGCGAGCTTTTAAAGATATTTTTCTTTTAGAAATATCATCTAACTTCAAAGAAGCCTCAATTGCATTATCAAGTGTATTTGAAAAAATAGAACAAAGGTCAATATCTTCTAAAGGAAGAATCTCATCTATATCAATATTAAAGAAACAATCAATTTGATTTTTAATTGCTAAATTATACTTTGAATTTATAACTGCATTTACTATACTATTTTTGCAAAACACCCTATTACTTACATTAAATTTATCTGAAAGTTCATTAAAATATTCTTTTGCACCTTCTAAATTATCATACTCTAAAAAAGAATATATTACAGATAAATGGTTATTCATATCGTGATTTAGTTTTCTTACATTTTTTTGATTTTCTTCAAGCTCCCTATAATAGCTATATTCAAGCTTTAGGTTTTGATTTTCAAGTCTATTTTTAACACTTTTAACTATGTATTCAATAAGAAATATCATACTCAAGCTAGTAACTATACATGCAATTGCTATGGGATATGCCTGATGTTCTTTTCCTATTGGTGTATTTATATTTGTTGATATTATAGAGATAAAAGGTGCTAAGCATATAATATCTATCATAATCCATGTTTTTATATCAATATATCTACCTATATTACTTAGCTTGTCTTTAGAAAAATGGTAAATTAAAAACCAAGAAAATGAAATAATACACATTTCTAATGTATGAGCAAAATAATCCATCCATAAAGTTTTACCTAAATACAAATAAACCTTAGCACAAAAGTCATTGGCCATTAAATTTATAGATACTACAATAGGATAAAAAATCATTACAGCAGAAATATTTTTAATATAGCTAGATTTATAAAAAACAACCATTATCAAAATAAAACCAATCATAGTATAGAAAATATTAACCATATCTGAAGTATATATAATTACATTTGGAACAATAAAAGCTCCAAATATAGAAGCAAATTTAGCATATTTATTATCTTTAACTGATGAAAAAGTTACTATAACCTTATAAAAATAGTAGCTTGTTACTATATAAAGTATTAAAGTTGTAAGCTTGTAAATTATATTATACATAAAAGTACCTACCTTAACATTGTCTTTGCAAACTCAATCATAAATGAATTATACCTACCACGGCTTATAGGTAAGATTTCTTTATTTATAACTAAACTACTAGATTCTACTGAAGATACATGATTTATATTAACAAGATAACGTTGATGAATTCTTACGAAAAACGAAGGTAGATTTTTTTCAAGGTTATCTAGTTTATCATAAAAATCTATAGTTTCTGTAAAAGTAACTGCATTTACTTTACGTTTATCGCTAGTAAAATAATAGGTATTACTTAAATTTATTTTTACAGTTTTTGATTTTGATTCCACTATATAGAACTTATCTTGAATTTCATTTAATTCTTCAAGTGCTGAGTCTAAAACTTTACCAATTTTTTCTGATGTATAAGGCTTTAATATATAGTTAAAGGCTTTAACTTCATATCCTTGGAAAACAAAATCAGGATAGGATGTAACAAATATAATTACAGATTTTTTGTTATGTAATCTAATGTTTTTAGCAGTATCTATTCCATTTAGAGCTTTCATTTCTATATCTGAAAATATAATATCATAACTTTCTTTAGTAATTGAATCAATAAGACTTTCCCCACAATCAAACTCATAGATTCTATAATCTAACCCCTTTAAATCTAAATGTATTGATAATATGTTTTTTAGTAAATTAATTTGAGATTTTTCATCATCACATATTGCAATTTTAAGCATAAAAATTATCCCCCCTATTTTTTCATTATAGCATACCAAAAATTACAATATCACTGCAAAAGATTACATTTGGTACAGTTTTTAATTGCACCTTAAAAATATACAATTAACTTATAAAATATTAGGAGGGAACATTATGCTTAAAGTTAACAATTTATATAAAAGTTATAAAACAGGGAATATGAATTATGATGTATTGAAAAATATATCTTTTTACGTGAAAAAGGGAGAGTTTGTAGCCGTTATGGGGCCATCAGGAAGTGGAAAGACTACACTTTTAAACTGTATATCTTGCTTTGTACCTTTTGAAAAGGGAGAAATACTACTTAGTGGAGAAAATATATCAGGATTAAATGAAGAAAGTTTAGCAGATATAAGAAATCAAAAGTTAGGATTTGTTTTTCAAGATTTTATGTTATTAGATGGGTTAAGTGTAGTAGAAAATATTTGCTTACCACAGATTATAGCAGATAAAGATGTTACTAAGATGGAGGTATTAGCAAACAAACTTTGTAACACTTTTGGGATTTCACATATAAAGGATAAATATCCAGCAGAAATATCAGGAGGAGAAAAACAACGTAGCGCTGTTGCAAGAGCTCTTATTAATAAACCATATATTATTTTAGCAGATGAACCAACTGGAAATTTAGATAGTAAATCATGTAGAGCCGTTATAGATTCATTTGTTCAAGCAAAAAAAGAATTAGGCGCAACTGTGTTTATGGTAACTCACGATAGTTTTGCAGCATCATTTTGTGATAGAGTTATAGTTCTTAAAGATGGAGAAGTATATACAGAACTTACTAAAACTACAAGCCGTATTGAGTTTATGGATAAACTCCTAGATACATTGAAAAAACTAGGAGGTGATGATTATGACAATGAATAGTGTTATATCAAAGCTTAGAAAAAACAGTATAAAAAATTATTATATGCTAGCCTTTTGTATAACCTTATCAGTTTTATTAGTTACTTCATATGCATTAATGTTTTTTAGTCCAACAGTTATGAATATTCTACCATCAGGAGGAGATAGTAGAAAGCAAGGTTATATGATATTTTCTATAGCAATTATTGGATGTGCAGTATTTACAACTTATGCATCTTCTTTATTTTTTAAATATAAAAGTCGTGAGTTTGGAATTTTAATGGCACTAGGAGAAAGAAAGTCAAAGCTTAAGAAAGTTTTATTAAAAGAACTTTTATTTATTATACCTATATGTTTAATAGTTGGATTGGTTCTTAGTATTCCCGTTTCTTATATAATATGGAAAGTTTTTCAGATATTTATTATAGATACAAAAGAAATGGCATATCAATTTGGAGCTACAGGACTTATATTTGGAATTGGGTTTTGTATTTTTGTAACAATATGTATATTCATAAATGGTGCTAAGTTTATAAAAAGAAGCAATATTATGGATGTTATTTACGAACAAAGAAAGTCTGAGGTTGTAAAAGATATTAAACCTTGGACTGGTGTAGTTGGGTGGATATTAGTTATAGGTGGGTTGCTTTTAGGATATGGTATCCCTACTCTAGTAATAGAGTTAACAGGATATAATATGCCGTCTATATGGAATGTTGTGTATTTATTATCATTTGTAGGTCTTTATATGGTATTAACTCATGCAATAATCTATAGTAAAAAAGGAAAAAATCCTAAAAAGTATTATAAAAATATTATATCAACAAATATGATGAGATTTTCAGGAAAACAGACAGTTAAAAACATGTGTGTAATAACCTTTTTAATTGCAGGAGGATTATTTGCATCATTTTATGGGCCTACAATTATGTCTGCTGTCTTAGTAGATATAAAAACAAATCCTATAGATTATGCTTTTTATTATAAAGGAAATGAAAATCAAATAAATAAAGAAGAAATATACTCTCTTGCTAAGGATAATAATGTTGATATAACAGATTACTATGAAGTAGATTCTATTTCGCTTATTACAAATGGGTACTATAGAGATTATGATGAAAATAATATGCTTATAAATGAGTATGTAAAAAAAATGCAGTATGATGAGTTTTTTAAAGAAAGTGATTTTAATAAAGTGTCAGGACAAAATATTGATGTTAATAAAGGTGAGTATTATAAAGTTATATCTAATGGAGAGTCTGAAAGTATGTTGTATAAATTTAATGATTTAGATACAATAACTAATACAGTAACAGAAAAATCTGAGAAAATAAAATTCAAGGGAACAGTTTCTTTTAGACCTTTTGTAAAAGAACATCAAGGAAGATATATAATATCAGATGAAGATTATTTAAGACTATCAAAAGGATTACCAAAAGAACAATATGATAAGTTTGTTTTATTTAATGTTATAAATCCTGATGAAACTTATAAATTTGCCAAAGCTTTAAAAGAAGAAATTATAAATAGAAGTTCAAAAGATGTGGCAGTATTAAATCATTTCGATGAGTATGAAAAAATGTTAGCACAAAAAAATGGAGAAGATTATTCTTATGATATTAAGGTAGAACTTTCTCCAGATAATAATCAACTCTTTGATGAGTGGAAGTATTATCCAATATTTAAGCCTTTAGATAAGCAAGATTTATTTAAGAATATGGCTGTATTTTTTATGTTGTTCACTTATATAGCAATAATATGTTTAGCATCAACAGCAATAATAGCTTATACTAGAGCAATAACTATTGGAATAGATAATAAGCAGTTATTTTCAGATATTAAAAAGCTTGGAGCGAATAAAAAATATGTTGAAAAAAATATTAAGAAGCAGTTAGCTAAAATATTTATATATCCAACAGTTATAGGTAGTATTTTTACTTATATGATATATATTACTATATTCATTGGAAATAGTAGAGGTAATATATCACAAGGAGAATTTTTAGTTCTTGGGGTAGGATTATTAATTATTTTATTAGTGATATTATTTATGTTTATAATATATAAGTTTTCTCTTAAAAAAGTTAAAAGAATAGCAAAAATTTAGGTAAGGTTGAAAAGATTAATATATATATATAAAATACTATAAAAATAACAAAATAAGAAATAATATATAAAAATATACGGAATAATAGTTGATATATAATAAGAAAACCTAGGAGGAACATAATGAAAATTCAATATGTACAAGGTAAACCATTATTTACAACTATAAATAAGAATAAAAAACAATATCCATATTTAACAGACGATATAGAAACTGATATATGTATAATAGGTGGTGGAGTTACAGGAGCCATAGCATCTTATTATTTTAGTAAACAAAATATTAAAACGGTTATATTAGAGAAAAAAAGAATAGCACATTTAAGCACAAGTGTAACTACATCT is a window from the Paraclostridium sordellii genome containing:
- a CDS encoding sensor histidine kinase, translating into MYNIIYKLTTLILYIVTSYYFYKVIVTFSSVKDNKYAKFASIFGAFIVPNVIIYTSDMVNIFYTMIGFILIMVVFYKSSYIKNISAVMIFYPIVVSINLMANDFCAKVYLYLGKTLWMDYFAHTLEMCIISFSWFLIYHFSKDKLSNIGRYIDIKTWIMIDIICLAPFISIISTNINTPIGKEHQAYPIAIACIVTSLSMIFLIEYIVKSVKNRLENQNLKLEYSYYRELEENQKNVRKLNHDMNNHLSVIYSFLEYDNLEGAKEYFNELSDKFNVSNRVFCKNSIVNAVINSKYNLAIKNQIDCFFNIDIDEILPLEDIDLCSIFSNTLDNAIEASLKLDDISKRKISLKARCDKGYFSFSICNNYNGIIKFKKGKYSSTKPDSSMHGFGLENVSEIVNKYSGTLDINYSEFEFNILVIIKIN
- a CDS encoding ABC transporter ATP-binding protein, which produces MLKVNNLYKSYKTGNMNYDVLKNISFYVKKGEFVAVMGPSGSGKTTLLNCISCFVPFEKGEILLSGENISGLNEESLADIRNQKLGFVFQDFMLLDGLSVVENICLPQIIADKDVTKMEVLANKLCNTFGISHIKDKYPAEISGGEKQRSAVARALINKPYIILADEPTGNLDSKSCRAVIDSFVQAKKELGATVFMVTHDSFAASFCDRVIVLKDGEVYTELTKTTSRIEFMDKLLDTLKKLGGDDYDNE
- a CDS encoding LytR/AlgR family response regulator transcription factor, with amino-acid sequence MLKIAICDDEKSQINLLKNILSIHLDLKGLDYRIYEFDCGESLIDSITKESYDIIFSDIEMKALNGIDTAKNIRLHNKKSVIIFVTSYPDFVFQGYEVKAFNYILKPYTSEKIGKVLDSALEELNEIQDKFYIVESKSKTVKINLSNTYYFTSDKRKVNAVTFTETIDFYDKLDNLEKNLPSFFVRIHQRYLVNINHVSSVESSSLVINKEILPISRGRYNSFMIEFAKTMLR
- a CDS encoding ABC transporter permease yields the protein MTMNSVISKLRKNSIKNYYMLAFCITLSVLLVTSYALMFFSPTVMNILPSGGDSRKQGYMIFSIAIIGCAVFTTYASSLFFKYKSREFGILMALGERKSKLKKVLLKELLFIIPICLIVGLVLSIPVSYIIWKVFQIFIIDTKEMAYQFGATGLIFGIGFCIFVTICIFINGAKFIKRSNIMDVIYEQRKSEVVKDIKPWTGVVGWILVIGGLLLGYGIPTLVIELTGYNMPSIWNVVYLLSFVGLYMVLTHAIIYSKKGKNPKKYYKNIISTNMMRFSGKQTVKNMCVITFLIAGGLFASFYGPTIMSAVLVDIKTNPIDYAFYYKGNENQINKEEIYSLAKDNNVDITDYYEVDSISLITNGYYRDYDENNMLINEYVKKMQYDEFFKESDFNKVSGQNIDVNKGEYYKVISNGESESMLYKFNDLDTITNTVTEKSEKIKFKGTVSFRPFVKEHQGRYIISDEDYLRLSKGLPKEQYDKFVLFNVINPDETYKFAKALKEEIINRSSKDVAVLNHFDEYEKMLAQKNGEDYSYDIKVELSPDNNQLFDEWKYYPIFKPLDKQDLFKNMAVFFMLFTYIAIICLASTAIIAYTRAITIGIDNKQLFSDIKKLGANKKYVEKNIKKQLAKIFIYPTVIGSIFTYMIYITIFIGNSRGNISQGEFLVLGVGLLIILLVILFMFIIYKFSLKKVKRIAKI